CTTCTTCACGAACATGAGGGAGATCGGCCGGGCGCCGGCCGGTACCGAACACCTGGACTCGGAGGCTTACGAATGAAGCTCTACTGGTGCCCCCAGACGCGGTCCAGCCGCGCCGTCTGGATGCTTGAGGAGGCGGGTGTCGACTACGAGCTCGTGCACGTCGACGTCACGAAGCCGGAGCGGACTCCGGAACACCTGGCCGCGAGCCCGATGGGCAAGGTGCCCGCACTCGAGGACGGCGACGTGAAGATGTGGGACTCGGCGGCGATCTGCCTGTACGTCGCCGATCGCTACGCCTCCGGCCGGCTGGCGCCGGCGCTCGACGATCCGCTGCGCGCCCGCTTCGTGCACTGGCTGATCTACTCCGCCGCGATGATCGAGCCGGCGATGTTCGAGTCGGGCCTCCGGACCGTCGTACCCGAGGAGCACCAGGCGGAAGCGTTCAATCCTGGCCGGCTGGGCTGGGGCAGTTTCGAGAAGACGATCGAGGTCTGGGAGAAGGGCCTTGGGGATGGCCCGTGGATCCTGGGCGACGAGTTCAGCGCCGCCGACGTGATGCTGGGCAGCAGCGCCGTCTTCCTGCGCATGTTCGGGATGCTCCCGGAGTCGCCGGTGCTCGAGGCCTACGGCGACCGTTGCATGGCCAGACCCGCCTTCCAGAAGGCGCAGGCGGCGGAGGTTCCGGGCTGAGCGACCGATGAGCGAGGCCGGCGACCCGACAGTCCGTGGCGGTCCGATCGCCTTCATGGCGAGCAACCCCATTGCCGCCAACCTCCTCATGGTCTTCCTGCTGTTCGCCGGGCTGCTGGCGGCGGGACAACTCGTCCAGGAGATGCTCCCGGACGCATCGCTGGATCGCGTTCAGGTCATGGTTCCCTACCCGGGCGCCGCCCCGCAGGAGGTCGATGAAGCGATCGTCCGCAAGATCGAGGAGGAACTCGGGTCACTGGACGGCGTCAAGCGGGTCGAAGCCTCCGCCTCCGAGGGGCTCGGAACGGTCACCGCCGAGTTCAAGAGCGGCACCGACATCGATCGCGCTCTCAACGAGGCAAAGGCGCGGGTGGATCGCATTCCCAGCTTCCCCGCTGGAGCGGAACGGCCCGAGGTGCGCGAGGTGACGAGCCGGCAAAGCGTCATTCGCCTCCTGGTTCACGGCGACGTGCCGGAGCGGACGCTCAAGGAGCTGGCGTACGACATCGAGGATGGCATCGCGGCCCTTCCCGAAGTGTCCTACGTGGATACCAGCGGCTTCCGGGAGTACGAGATCTCGATCGAGGTCCCGTCGCACCGGCTCCGGGCCCTGGGCCTCACTCTGGGTGACATCGCCGGCGCCGTGCGGCGGGGCTCGATGGACCTCTCCGCGGGCAACATCTCGACGGGCGGGGAGGAGATCCGGGTCCGGACGATCGGCCAGAACTACGAGCAGTACGACTTCGAGGACATCATCGTCCTGTCCCGCCCCGACGGCACGTCGCTTCGCCTGGGCGACATCGCCGACCTGCGCGACGGCTTCGCGGACACCGACCTGATCACCCGTTTCAACGGCAACAGGGCCATTCGCGTCGACGTCACCCGCACCGCGGACGAGCAGGTGTTCGAGATCTCGGAAGCCGTCAAGGCCTATCTGGCGACGGAGGTGATCCCCGCTCTTCCAGCCGGCGTCGGCGTCGAGATATGGCGGGACGACTCGACGCTGGTCGCCGGCAGTCTGTCGGTCCTGATCGAGAACGGCGTCCTGGGGCTCCTTCTCGTCTTTCTCGCCCTGACGTTCTTCCTGGAAATCCGCCTCGCGCTATGGGTGGCCGCGGGGCTGAGCGTCGCGCTGGTGGGAACGCTGTGGGGCATGCAGATCCTGGGCGTCTCCATCAACATGTTCTCGATGATGGCTCTGGTGCTCGCGCTGGGGATCGTCGTGGATGACGCGATCGTGGTGGGCGAGAACATCTTCGCGGAACGAAGACGGGACCGCGACGGGCTGACGACGGCGATTCGGGGCGCGCAGCGAATGAGCACTCCGGTCATCTTCTCCGTGCTGACTACCGTGACGGCTTTCTGCGCCCTGCTGACCGTCCCGGGCTCCACCGGCAAGATCATGAGAAGCGTGCCGCTGGTGGTCATCATCATCCTGATGATCTCGCTGGTGGAGTCGCTTCTGATTCTTCCCCGTCATCTTTCGCATCTGCCGCCGCCCGGACGAACCGCGTCGACGTGGGCCGGCCGCCGGTTGTTGCGGATTCAACGCGCCGTGGACCGCGGTCTGCAGTGGCTGATCGACGGCCCGCTGGACCGGGGCCTTCGTCTCGCCACGGATCATCCGCCCATCGTGCTGGCGACAGCCGCGGGCGCGGTCCTGCTCGTAACCGTCCTCATCGGTTCCGGGCTGGTCAGGGTGGAGTTCCTGCCGCAGGTGGAGGGCGACGTCATCGCCGCGAACTTCGAGCTGCCCACCGGATCGCCGGCGGACCGGACCGCGGCGGTCGGGGAGCTGGTGGAGCAGACGGGGCGCCGGGTGGCGGAGCGGCTGGCGAGCGAGCATCCAGGCAGCGCCGCCGCGGAAGACTGGAACAGCGCCATCACCGTCGGCGAACCCGCGGAGCTCTTCAATCCGCTTCGCGGCGACCGGGCGTCGGTTCCGCGCAGCCACGTCGGCGCGGTCCAGTTCGCGCTTCCGGAAGACGCCGCCGTGCCGGCCAGTGAATTCGAGCGGTTGTGGCGGGAAGAGACCGGCACGGTGCAGGGGCTCAGGCACCTCGTCTTCTCGTCGGGGGCGCTCGAACTCCCGCCGCCCGTCTACCTGGAGCTCTCGCATCCCGACCCCGTCGAGCTGGAGGCCATCGCTCAGGAGTTCGTGGAGGAGCTACAGCAGGTCGACGGCGTGTTCGACATCCGCACGAATCAGGACGACGGATTCAGGGAGATTCAACTGGAACTCAAGCCGCCGGCACGGACGCTGGGTTTGACCCTGGAGGACCTGGCCCGCCAGACGCGATCCGCCTTCTTCGGCTCCGAGGCCCTCAGGGTGCTGCGCGGCCGCGAGGACATGCGGGTGTATCTCCGGCTGCCGGAGCAGGAGCGAAGTTCGATCGCGGACCTCGAGCGGTTCGTCGTGCGCACGCCCGGCGGATCGGAAGTGCCGTTGAAGCACGTCGCTTCCGCAGAGTTCGTACGGTCCTCCACCGCGATTCACAAGGTCGACGGTCGGCGCGTTGTGACCGTCACCGCGAACGTGGACCCGGATGTCGTCACCGGCCAGTTG
Above is a window of Acidobacteriota bacterium DNA encoding:
- a CDS encoding glutathione S-transferase family protein; its protein translation is MKLYWCPQTRSSRAVWMLEEAGVDYELVHVDVTKPERTPEHLAASPMGKVPALEDGDVKMWDSAAICLYVADRYASGRLAPALDDPLRARFVHWLIYSAAMIEPAMFESGLRTVVPEEHQAEAFNPGRLGWGSFEKTIEVWEKGLGDGPWILGDEFSAADVMLGSSAVFLRMFGMLPESPVLEAYGDRCMARPAFQKAQAAEVPG
- a CDS encoding efflux RND transporter permease subunit, which codes for MSEAGDPTVRGGPIAFMASNPIAANLLMVFLLFAGLLAAGQLVQEMLPDASLDRVQVMVPYPGAAPQEVDEAIVRKIEEELGSLDGVKRVEASASEGLGTVTAEFKSGTDIDRALNEAKARVDRIPSFPAGAERPEVREVTSRQSVIRLLVHGDVPERTLKELAYDIEDGIAALPEVSYVDTSGFREYEISIEVPSHRLRALGLTLGDIAGAVRRGSMDLSAGNISTGGEEIRVRTIGQNYEQYDFEDIIVLSRPDGTSLRLGDIADLRDGFADTDLITRFNGNRAIRVDVTRTADEQVFEISEAVKAYLATEVIPALPAGVGVEIWRDDSTLVAGSLSVLIENGVLGLLLVFLALTFFLEIRLALWVAAGLSVALVGTLWGMQILGVSINMFSMMALVLALGIVVDDAIVVGENIFAERRRDRDGLTTAIRGAQRMSTPVIFSVLTTVTAFCALLTVPGSTGKIMRSVPLVVIIILMISLVESLLILPRHLSHLPPPGRTASTWAGRRLLRIQRAVDRGLQWLIDGPLDRGLRLATDHPPIVLATAAGAVLLVTVLIGSGLVRVEFLPQVEGDVIAANFELPTGSPADRTAAVGELVEQTGRRVAERLASEHPGSAAAEDWNSAITVGEPAELFNPLRGDRASVPRSHVGAVQFALPEDAAVPASEFERLWREETGTVQGLRHLVFSSGALELPPPVYLELSHPDPVELEAIAQEFVEELQQVDGVFDIRTNQDDGFREIQLELKPPARTLGLTLEDLARQTRSAFFGSEALRVLRGREDMRVYLRLPEQERSSIADLERFVVRTPGGSEVPLKHVASAEFVRSSTAIHKVDGRRVVTVTANVDPDVVTGQLITPALERDILAPLAAEHPGFGYGVGGEQRQQREIIGALSGSMLVVFIIIFALIAIPFGSWSQPLIIMAAIPLGLVGAVAGHLLLGLSFGFMSVQGLVGCTGVVVNDSLVMITFINEKRSAGLGAQEAIIAGAKARVRSILLTSVTTFVGVAPLVFETDAATVHLVPLAAALGFGILIATPLLMLVVPALAMLHVNLQTGLRIATGAGAAESQPEVA